In a genomic window of Mycteria americana isolate JAX WOST 10 ecotype Jacksonville Zoo and Gardens unplaced genomic scaffold, USCA_MyAme_1.0 Scaffold_46, whole genome shotgun sequence:
- the LOC142403899 gene encoding olfactory receptor 14C36-like yields MCNHSSITQFLLLAFADTRELQLLHFWLFLGIYLAALLGNGLIITAIACDHRLHTPMYFFLLSLSVLDLGSISTTVPKSMANSLWDTRDISYSGCAAQVFFVFFLFGAEFSLLTIMAYDRYVAICKPLHYRTLLGSRACVHMAAAAWGSGFLYAVLHTANTFSIPLCQGNALDQFFCEIPQILRLSCSHSYLSEVGILVFSGCLGFGCFVFIVLSYVQIFRAVLRIPSEQGWHKAFSTCLPHLVVVSLFISTSIFAYLKPPSISSPSLDLVLAVLYSVVPPALNPLIYSMRNRRLKEAVKKLIPWFHLRQH; encoded by the coding sequence ATGTGCAAccacagctccatcacccagttcctcctcctggcgtttgcagacacacgggagctgcagctcttgcacttctggctcttcctgggcatctacctggctgccctcctgggcaacggcctcatcatcactgccatagcctgcgaccaccgcctccacacccccatgtacttcttcctcctcagcctctctgttcttgacctgggctccatctccaccactgtccccaaatccatggccaattccctgtgggacaccagggacatctccTACTctggatgtgctgcacaggtcttctTTGTATTCTTCTTGTTTGGtgcagagttttctctcctcaccatcatggcctatgaccgctacgttgccatctgcaaacccctgcactacaggaccctcctgggcagcagagcttgtgtccacatggcagcagctgcctggggcagtgggtttctctatgctgtgctgcacacagccaatacattttccatacccctctgccaaggcaatgccctggaccagttcttctgtgaaatcccccagattcTCaggctctcctgctcacactcctacctcagcgAGGTTGGGATTCTAGTGTTTTCTGGCTGTTTAGGATTTGGGTGTTTTGtattcattgtgctgtcctatgtgcagatcttcagggccgtgctgaggatcccctctgagcagggatggcacaaagccttttccacgtgcctccctcacctggttGTTGTCTCCCTGTTCATCAGCACTAGCATATTTGCCTACCtaaagcccccctccatctcctccccatccctggatctggtgctGGCAGTTCtctactcggtggtgcctccagcattgaaccccctcatctacagcatgaggaataGGAGGCTCAAAGAAGCAGTGAAGAAACTGATTCCATGGTTTCACCTTAGGCAGCACtaa
- the LOC142403898 gene encoding olfactory receptor 14C36-like — MPHAQRQQMSNSSSITQFLLLTFADTRELQLLHFWLFLGIYLAALLGNGLIITAVACDHRLHTPMYFFLLNLSVLDLGSISTTVPKAMASSLWDTRAISYTGCAAQVFLFVFFMSAEYSLLTIMAYDRYVAICKPLHYRSLLGSRACLSMAAAAWGSGSLTAVLHTANTLTIPLCHGNALDQFFCEIPQILKLSCSHTYLSEVGILVFSVCLGFGCFVFIVLSYVQIFRAVLRISSEQGRHKAFSTCLPHLAVVSLFLITAMFTYLKPPSISSPSLNLVMAVLYSVVPPAVNPLIYSMRNQELKDAVWKLIMGVFQK; from the coding sequence ATGCCCCatgcacagaggcagcagatgtccaatagcagctccatcacccagttcctcctcctgacaTTTGCAGatacacgggagctgcagctcttgcacttctggctcttcctgggcatctacctggctgccctcctgggcaacggcctcatcatcactgctgtagcctgcgaccaccgcctccacacccccatgtacttcttcctcctcaacctctctgttcttgacctgggctccatctccaccacggtccccaaagccatggccagttccctgtgggacaccagggccatctcctacacaggatgtgctgcccaggtctttctgtttgtcttcttcatgtcagcagagtattctcttctcaccatcatggcctatgaccgctatgttgccatctgcaaacccctgcactacaggagcctcctgggcagcagagcttgtctcagcatggcagcagctgcctggggcagtgggtctctcactgctgtgctgcacacggccaatacactgacaatccccctctgccatggcaatgccctggaccagttcttctgtgaaatccctcagatcctcaagctctcctgctcacacaccTACCTCAGCGAGGTTGGGATTCtagtgttttctgtctgtttaggatttgggtgttttgttttcattgtgctgtcctatgtgcagatcttcagggccgtgctgaggatctcctctgagcagggacggcacaaagccttttccacgtgcctccctcacctggctgtggtctccctttTTTTGATCACTGCCATGTTtacctacctgaagcccccctccatctcctctccatccctgaatctggtgatggcagttctgtactcggtggtgcctccagcagtgaatcccctcatctacagcatgaggaaccaggagctcaaagatgcagTGTGGAAACTGATAATGGGTGTTTTTCAGAAGTAA
- the LOC142403900 gene encoding olfactory receptor 14C36-like — protein sequence MSNSSSTTQFLLLAFADTWELQLLHFWLFLGIYLAALLGNGLIISAVACNHRLHTPMYFFLLNLSVLDLGSISTTVPKSMANSLWNIRAISYTGCAVQVFFFLFLIPAQYSLLTVMAYDRYLAICQPLHYGILLGSRACVHMAAAAWGSGFLNAVLHTANTFSIPLCQGNALDQFFCEIPQILKLSCSRSYLREVGPIVTSFILALGCFVFIVLSYVQIFRAVLRIPSEQGRHKAFSTCIPHLAVVSLFISTAMVAYLKPPSISSPSLDLVVAVVYSVVPPAVNPLIYSMRNQEIKETVKKLIHWFHLQQQ from the coding sequence atgtccaacagcagctccaccacccagttcctcctcctggcatttgcagacacgtgggagctgcagctcttgcacttctggctcttcctgggcatctacctggctgccctcctgggcaacggcctcatcatcagcGCTGTAGCCTGcaaccaccgcctccacacccccatgtacttcttcctcctcaacctctctgttcttgacctgggctccatctccaccactgtccccaaatccatggccaattccttGTGGAACAtcagggccatctcctacacaggatgtgctgtacaggtctttttcttcctattcttgATCCCAGCACAGTATTCTCTCCTCAccgtcatggcctacgaccgctaccTTGCCATCTGCCAACCCCTGCATTACGGGatcctcctgggcagcagagcttgtgtccacatggcagcagctgcctggggcagtgggtttctcaatgctgtgctgcacacggccaatacattttccatacccctctgccaaggcaatgccctggaccagttcttctgtgaaatcccccagatcctcaagctctcctgctcacgttcctacctcagggaagttgggcctATTGTCACCAGTTTTATCCTTgctcttgggtgttttgttttcattgtgctgtcctatgtgcaaatcttcagggctgtgctgaggatcccctctgagcagggacggcacaaagccttttccacgtgcatccctcacctggctgtggtctccctgtttatcagcactgccatggttgcctacctgaagcccccctccatctcctccccatctctggatctggtggtggctgttgtgtactcggtggttcctccagcagtgaaccccctcatctacagcatgaggaaccaggagatcaaagaaacagtaaagaaaCTGATTCACTGgtttcaccttcagcagcagtaa